The following coding sequences are from one Lipingzhangella halophila window:
- a CDS encoding FAD-dependent monooxygenase has product MAEPHAVVVGGGIGGLAAALALHRRGWGLTVCERAPVAEPDDLGLAVAPNALRGLDALDAGADVRARSARHGVAAIRRKDGRWIVRTGAAEAENRFGDPMRVLRRAELHSLLLRRLPEGALRTATTVSSVEPGDTRQLARVRTDSGELSADLVVVADGVRSTIRPMLFLEHPGMAYTGFTCWHAIVQRPDDHPVEFAESWGPGGVAGVLPLPGNEVYCYATGNAPAGAAAKDERAELARRLDGWHGPIPDLFAAAPPETVARSDVWHVDTPLPAYHKGRVAVLGDAAHAMAPTMGQGVGQAIEDAVVLAHHVDGSLAYVPTALQSYTDTRLPRTAALVQRSAQLAEAMQSDSAVLIGLRDTAATVAGRLAPGLLAHYVRPIDDWHPPGAG; this is encoded by the coding sequence ATGGCAGAGCCGCACGCCGTAGTGGTCGGAGGCGGGATCGGCGGGTTGGCCGCCGCACTCGCCCTCCACCGCAGAGGCTGGGGGCTCACCGTCTGCGAGCGGGCTCCCGTCGCCGAGCCGGACGACCTCGGGCTGGCCGTCGCACCCAACGCGCTGCGCGGCCTCGACGCGCTCGACGCCGGCGCCGATGTCCGCGCGCGTTCCGCGCGGCACGGTGTCGCGGCGATCCGGCGCAAGGACGGCCGGTGGATCGTGCGCACCGGAGCCGCCGAGGCCGAGAACCGGTTCGGCGACCCGATGCGCGTGCTCCGGCGCGCCGAGCTGCACAGTCTGCTGCTGCGGCGGCTCCCCGAGGGCGCGCTGCGCACAGCCACCACCGTCAGCAGCGTCGAGCCCGGCGATACCCGGCAGCTCGCCCGGGTGCGCACCGACTCCGGGGAGCTGAGCGCGGACCTGGTGGTGGTGGCCGACGGCGTCCGTTCGACCATCCGGCCCATGCTGTTCCTGGAGCACCCGGGGATGGCCTACACCGGGTTCACGTGCTGGCACGCCATCGTGCAGCGTCCGGACGACCACCCTGTGGAGTTCGCGGAGAGCTGGGGCCCGGGCGGTGTCGCTGGAGTGCTTCCGCTGCCCGGCAACGAGGTGTACTGCTACGCCACCGGAAACGCCCCGGCAGGTGCCGCGGCCAAGGACGAGAGGGCGGAGCTGGCGCGGCGGCTCGATGGCTGGCACGGCCCGATCCCCGATCTCTTCGCCGCGGCGCCACCGGAGACGGTGGCGCGCAGCGACGTATGGCATGTGGACACCCCGTTGCCCGCCTACCACAAGGGACGCGTGGCGGTGCTGGGCGACGCCGCCCACGCGATGGCGCCCACCATGGGGCAGGGGGTCGGGCAGGCGATCGAGGACGCGGTGGTGCTGGCGCACCACGTCGACGGCTCCCTTGCCTACGTGCCAACCGCCCTGCAGTCCTACACCGACACCCGGTTGCCGCGCACGGCGGCCCTGGTGCAGCGGTCAGCGCAGCTCGCCGAGGCGATGCAGAGCGACTCCGCGGTGCTCATCGGGTTGCGCGACACCGCCGCGACCGTCGCGGGACGGCTCGCCCCTGGCCTGCTGGCGCACTATGTCCGACCGATCGACGACTGGCACCCGCCCGGCGCGGGTTAG
- a CDS encoding FAD-dependent monooxygenase, whose product MRIRHALVVGGGIGGLAAALALHRQGWTVTVAERAVSLAPVGSGIALAPNAVRALRELGVANEVRAWSADIDGMGVRHPDGRWLLHRDAARLWRRFGAPFIVMERANLVHILADRLPPDSVRLATRVYDVQVGDRGRPARVSTSRGELAADLVVAADGLRSAVRSQLFPGHQGPVHAGFTVWRAVVPGPEGEVHAAETWGQGGVVGVLPLGDGAVHCYASGVVPAGALFHDERAEALRRFGDWHAPIPELLAAGTPETLLRDDIFHLAQPLPVLHRGRVVLLGDAAHPMTPSLGQGGCQAIEDAVVLAYVVHDGADVPSMVHGYTAARLERTAAMIRRSARSGRLLHRESEVVVRARWTAAALLGRLPFDVVARQLSPVVDWEPPSLGEARGIRKR is encoded by the coding sequence ATGCGAATCCGGCACGCGCTCGTCGTGGGCGGCGGGATCGGAGGGCTGGCCGCTGCCCTGGCGCTGCACCGGCAGGGATGGACGGTCACCGTCGCGGAGCGGGCCGTGTCGCTGGCACCGGTCGGCTCGGGTATCGCTCTGGCCCCGAACGCGGTCCGGGCATTGCGTGAGCTCGGTGTCGCCAACGAGGTGCGCGCCTGGTCAGCCGACATCGACGGCATGGGAGTCCGGCACCCGGACGGCCGGTGGCTGCTGCACCGGGACGCCGCGCGGCTCTGGCGGCGTTTCGGCGCCCCGTTCATCGTGATGGAGCGGGCCAACCTGGTGCACATCCTGGCGGACCGGTTGCCACCCGACTCGGTGCGCCTCGCGACGAGGGTCTACGACGTCCAGGTGGGCGACCGGGGCCGGCCCGCCCGGGTCAGCACATCGCGGGGGGAGCTGGCCGCCGATCTGGTGGTCGCCGCGGACGGGCTGCGTTCAGCGGTGCGGTCCCAGCTCTTTCCCGGCCACCAGGGGCCCGTGCACGCGGGGTTCACGGTGTGGCGGGCGGTGGTGCCCGGCCCCGAAGGGGAGGTGCACGCCGCCGAGACCTGGGGGCAGGGCGGGGTGGTCGGTGTGCTGCCCCTGGGAGACGGCGCGGTCCACTGCTACGCCAGTGGGGTGGTGCCGGCGGGGGCGCTCTTCCACGACGAGCGCGCCGAGGCCCTGCGGCGGTTCGGTGACTGGCACGCCCCGATTCCCGAGCTGCTCGCCGCTGGGACGCCCGAGACGCTGCTGCGGGACGACATCTTTCACCTGGCCCAGCCGCTGCCGGTGCTGCATCGAGGGCGGGTGGTGCTGCTGGGCGATGCCGCACACCCCATGACCCCGAGCCTGGGCCAAGGCGGGTGCCAGGCGATCGAGGACGCGGTGGTGCTGGCGTACGTGGTCCACGACGGGGCGGACGTCCCGTCCATGGTGCACGGATACACCGCCGCGCGGCTGGAGCGAACAGCGGCGATGATCCGGCGCTCGGCCCGCTCGGGCAGGCTGCTGCACCGTGAGTCGGAGGTCGTGGTGCGGGCGCGCTGGACCGCGGCCGCACTGCTGGGACGGCTGCCGTTCGACGTGGTCGCCCGCCAGCTCAGCCCGGTCGTCGACTGGGAGCCCCCCTCACTGGGGGAGGCCCGTGGCATCCGGAAGAGGTGA
- a CDS encoding succinate dehydrogenase/fumarate reductase iron-sulfur subunit has product MATERTFHVWRGDADGEHTEYTVEVNEGEVVLDILHRLQATQTPDLAVRWNCKAGKCGSCSMEINGRPRLSCMARMSTFEPDETITVTPLQTFPVIRDLVCDVSYNYQKAREIPSFTPDPETKPGDFRMQQADVERPQEFRKCIECFLCQNVCHVIRDHEENKENFSGPRYLMRVAELEMHPEDTADRRKVAQEDFGLGYCNITKCCTEVCPEHIKITDNSLIPLKEKAADRKYDPVVWLGSKIGLRKDTDTQMVPNTRPGRESEQ; this is encoded by the coding sequence ATGGCCACGGAGCGGACGTTCCACGTTTGGCGCGGGGACGCCGACGGCGAGCACACCGAGTACACGGTGGAGGTGAACGAGGGCGAGGTGGTCCTCGACATTCTGCACCGCCTGCAGGCGACCCAGACCCCCGATCTGGCGGTGCGCTGGAACTGCAAGGCCGGCAAGTGCGGGTCGTGCTCGATGGAGATCAACGGGCGGCCGCGGCTGTCCTGCATGGCCCGGATGTCGACGTTCGAGCCCGACGAGACGATCACCGTCACCCCGCTTCAGACCTTCCCGGTCATCCGGGACCTCGTCTGCGACGTCTCGTACAACTACCAGAAGGCCCGGGAGATCCCCTCCTTCACGCCGGACCCGGAGACCAAACCCGGCGACTTCCGGATGCAGCAGGCCGACGTCGAACGCCCGCAGGAGTTCCGCAAGTGCATCGAGTGCTTCCTGTGCCAGAACGTCTGCCACGTCATCCGGGACCACGAGGAGAACAAGGAGAACTTCTCCGGACCGCGCTACCTGATGCGGGTCGCTGAGCTGGAGATGCACCCCGAGGACACCGCCGACCGGCGGAAGGTCGCCCAGGAGGACTTCGGCCTCGGGTACTGCAACATCACCAAGTGCTGCACCGAGGTCTGCCCGGAGCACATCAAGATCACCGACAACTCGCTCATCCCGCTCAAGGAGAAGGCGGCCGACCGCAAGTACGACCCGGTGGTGTGGCTCGGCTCCAAGATCGGGCTGCGTAAGGACACCGACACCCAGATGGTGCCCAACACCCGGCCCGGGCGCGAGTCCGAGCAGTAG
- a CDS encoding fumarate reductase/succinate dehydrogenase flavoprotein subunit, with the protein MSEITRLPYDVVVIGAGGAGLRAAIEARQQGKKTAIISKSLFGKAHTVMAEGGAAAALGNVSQQDRWQVHFRDTIRGGKFLNDPRMAELHAKEAGERVLELEYWGALFDRTSDGKISQRNFGGHEYPRLAHVGDRTGLELIRTLQQRVVQLQQADAVELGDPDAMLKVFAETTVTELVKDGERIAGAFAYIRESGEFVLFEAPAVILATGGVGKSFKVTSNSWEYTGDGHALALRAGATLLNMEFVQFHPTGMVWPPSVKGILVTESVRGDGGVLRNSNGERFMFGYVPDVFRSHYAESEEEADGWYTDPENNRRPPELLPRDEVARAINTEVKEGRGSPHGGVYLDVSTRMPASEITRRLPSMHHQFRELADVDITAEPMEVGPTCHYVMGGVEVDADTGAAVVPGLFAAGEVAGGMHGSNRLGGNSLSDLLVFGCRSGLGAASYLDGLGSERPTVAEEDLQAAVAAAQAPLQREAGENPYAVHQELQETMNDLVGIIRRGSEIEEALENLAKIRERVANVRSEGGTIYNPGWHLALDLWNMLLVSESIARAALEREESRGGHTRDDFPEMSPEWRKVNLLVSLRDGKVRLRQRPVDPLRPDLLELFEREELAKYLTDAELPAEETAKEDK; encoded by the coding sequence GACCGCTGGCAGGTGCACTTCCGCGACACCATCCGCGGCGGCAAGTTCCTCAACGACCCCCGCATGGCAGAACTGCACGCCAAGGAGGCCGGTGAGCGCGTCCTGGAACTGGAGTACTGGGGCGCGCTGTTCGACCGGACCTCCGACGGCAAGATCAGCCAGCGGAACTTCGGTGGGCACGAGTACCCGCGGCTCGCGCACGTCGGCGACCGCACCGGGCTGGAGCTGATCCGCACGCTCCAGCAACGCGTGGTGCAGCTGCAGCAGGCCGACGCCGTCGAGCTGGGCGACCCCGACGCCATGCTGAAGGTCTTCGCCGAGACCACGGTGACCGAACTGGTCAAGGACGGCGAGCGCATCGCCGGTGCCTTCGCCTACATCCGCGAGAGCGGCGAGTTCGTGCTGTTCGAGGCGCCGGCCGTCATCCTGGCGACCGGCGGTGTCGGCAAGTCCTTCAAGGTCACGTCGAACTCCTGGGAGTACACCGGCGACGGCCACGCGCTCGCGCTGCGCGCCGGGGCCACCCTGCTGAACATGGAGTTCGTCCAGTTCCACCCCACCGGCATGGTCTGGCCGCCCTCGGTGAAGGGCATCCTCGTCACCGAGTCCGTCCGCGGCGACGGCGGCGTGCTGCGCAACTCCAACGGTGAGCGGTTCATGTTCGGCTACGTGCCCGATGTCTTCCGCTCGCACTACGCCGAGAGCGAGGAGGAGGCCGACGGCTGGTACACCGACCCGGAGAACAACCGCCGCCCGCCCGAACTGCTCCCGCGCGACGAGGTGGCGCGCGCGATCAACACCGAGGTCAAGGAGGGCCGCGGCTCTCCGCACGGCGGTGTCTACCTGGACGTCTCCACCCGGATGCCGGCCAGTGAGATCACCCGCCGGCTTCCGTCGATGCACCACCAGTTCAGGGAGCTGGCCGACGTCGACATCACCGCCGAGCCCATGGAGGTCGGCCCCACCTGCCACTACGTAATGGGCGGGGTCGAGGTCGACGCCGACACCGGTGCCGCCGTGGTCCCCGGCCTGTTCGCCGCCGGGGAGGTCGCCGGCGGCATGCACGGCTCCAACCGGCTAGGCGGGAACTCGCTGTCCGACCTGCTGGTGTTCGGCTGCCGCAGCGGGCTAGGCGCGGCGTCCTATCTCGACGGGCTGGGTAGCGAGCGCCCCACCGTCGCCGAGGAGGACCTTCAGGCCGCGGTCGCAGCGGCGCAGGCTCCGCTGCAGCGCGAGGCCGGCGAGAACCCCTACGCCGTGCACCAGGAGCTCCAGGAGACGATGAACGACCTGGTCGGCATCATCCGGCGCGGCTCCGAGATCGAGGAGGCCCTGGAGAACCTGGCCAAGATCCGCGAACGCGTCGCCAACGTGCGGTCCGAAGGCGGGACGATCTACAACCCCGGCTGGCACCTCGCGCTGGACCTGTGGAACATGCTGCTCGTCTCGGAGAGCATCGCCCGGGCCGCCCTCGAACGCGAGGAGTCCCGCGGCGGCCACACCCGCGACGACTTCCCCGAGATGTCCCCGGAGTGGCGCAAGGTCAACCTGCTCGTCTCGCTGCGCGACGGCAAGGTCCGGTTGCGCCAGCGTCCCGTCGACCCTCTGCGCCCCGACCTGCTGGAGCTTTTCGAGCGAGAAGAGCTTGCCAAGTACCTCACCGACGCGGAGCTGCCCGCGGAGGAGACCGCCAAGGAGGACAAGTAA